A window of the Nisaea acidiphila genome harbors these coding sequences:
- a CDS encoding TIGR03364 family FAD-dependent oxidoreductase: MGHSYDLAIVGGGICGLASALAASKRGKKVVVIDRDAQSNGASVRNFGFVTVTGQKAGETWLRAARSAEIWRDIAPKAGIPVHHEGLLVTAQRPEAVDVLEEFAGTEMGRDCRLLTAAEAAAKAPVLASGNLRAGMWSPHEARVEPRQALPRLAQYLVSEHQVDIRWSTAVVGVEDGRVETTAGRIEAGAVIVCPGPDLSTLFPERLAAYDLRLCKLQMLRLGPQPPEWKLPGAIMSDLSLVRYEGYTGLASSAALRARLDVEQPQWLAHGIHLIVVQGADGSLVVGDSHHYAATPDPFAPAVVEDLILEEAGRVLAIENSKVIERWIGIYPSAADRTAFIDNPSEGVRILVVSSGTGMSTAFALGEETIASLYGAA, from the coding sequence ATGGGACATTCCTACGACCTTGCAATTGTCGGTGGCGGCATTTGCGGACTTGCCAGTGCGCTGGCGGCGTCGAAGCGCGGCAAGAAGGTGGTTGTGATCGACCGGGACGCCCAGTCGAACGGTGCCTCCGTACGGAATTTCGGCTTTGTGACCGTTACCGGGCAGAAAGCCGGCGAGACTTGGCTGCGGGCGGCGAGATCGGCCGAAATCTGGCGAGATATTGCTCCGAAGGCGGGAATTCCTGTTCATCACGAGGGTCTTTTGGTGACCGCGCAGCGGCCGGAAGCGGTCGATGTGCTGGAAGAATTCGCCGGTACCGAGATGGGGCGGGACTGCCGTCTGCTGACGGCGGCAGAGGCGGCGGCGAAAGCGCCTGTGCTCGCGTCCGGCAATCTCCGTGCGGGTATGTGGAGTCCTCACGAGGCCCGCGTCGAGCCGCGTCAGGCTCTGCCGCGGCTCGCGCAATATCTGGTGTCGGAACACCAAGTCGATATCCGCTGGTCGACGGCGGTCGTCGGGGTCGAAGACGGTCGCGTAGAGACGACTGCGGGCCGGATAGAAGCCGGGGCGGTAATCGTTTGTCCTGGCCCGGACCTTTCGACCCTGTTCCCGGAGCGGCTCGCGGCATATGACCTGCGTCTCTGCAAATTGCAGATGCTGCGGCTCGGACCGCAACCGCCGGAATGGAAACTGCCGGGTGCCATCATGTCGGACCTCAGTCTGGTGCGGTACGAGGGCTATACCGGTCTTGCCTCGTCGGCGGCCTTGCGCGCGCGTCTCGATGTGGAGCAGCCGCAATGGCTGGCACACGGGATCCATCTTATTGTGGTGCAAGGCGCGGACGGCTCCCTGGTCGTCGGCGACTCGCATCACTATGCCGCAACGCCCGATCCCTTCGCGCCCGCAGTGGTCGAGGACCTGATCCTCGAGGAGGCTGGTCGGGTCCTCGCTATTGAGAACAGCAAGGTCATCGAGCGTTGGATCGGAATCTATCCATCCGCGGCGGATCGGACCGCGTTCATCGACAATCCGTCCGAGGGCGTGCGTATCCTCGTCGTGTCCAGCGGCACCGGCATGAGCACCGCCTTCGCGCTTGGAGAGGAGACCATCGCCTCGCTTTATGGCGCGGCCTAA
- a CDS encoding DUF2062 domain-containing protein — protein MITPLRRLMRYRLVIPILRGKDLPDYTARGVGIGVAVSLTPLVGVQMPIVAGIWSLVRLLRPNWTFSLVVALAWTWVTNVFTVPIVYYVFLQTGNLMLGRWDNLSAFEHFADRLDQILGQDVTGIMAVWVYFAAMLDEWGLPLFVGCLPWMIGGGWLSYRWSHVYIERFKAARRERQARKAARKQAALNTGPATADNGR, from the coding sequence ATGATTACTCCGCTCAGGCGCCTCATGCGTTACCGGCTCGTCATTCCGATCCTGCGCGGGAAGGATTTGCCGGACTATACGGCACGGGGCGTCGGTATCGGCGTGGCGGTCTCCCTCACTCCTCTTGTCGGAGTGCAGATGCCGATCGTCGCGGGCATCTGGTCGCTCGTGCGTCTGCTGCGTCCGAACTGGACCTTCAGCCTTGTGGTCGCCCTTGCCTGGACTTGGGTCACCAACGTCTTCACGGTGCCGATCGTCTATTACGTCTTCCTGCAGACCGGGAACCTGATGTTGGGCCGCTGGGACAATCTCAGCGCATTCGAGCATTTCGCAGATCGACTCGACCAGATCCTCGGGCAGGACGTCACCGGTATCATGGCGGTGTGGGTTTATTTCGCTGCCATGCTGGACGAATGGGGTTTGCCGTTGTTCGTCGGCTGTCTTCCGTGGATGATCGGAGGAGGCTGGCTCAGCTACCGCTGGAGCCATGTTTACATTGAGCGCTTTAAGGCTGCACGGCGGGAACGTCAGGCTCGGAAGGCCGCTCGAAAACAGGCAGCGCTGAATACCGGGCCTGCGACGGCCGATAACGGGCGCTGA
- a CDS encoding PAS domain-containing protein, with the protein MREITETEFGNGTLGRAFDYWNGIRGQSAWPMRRDLDPMDIGPALLPHSMLVDVDPVARNVRHRVVGTSFSDHFGRELTGTTLTEILSGSYLDFITELFMTSFERGAPIFSESRFRWDEGRLLRTWRLMMPLSRDGKSPDMSFVVQVFDQTPPPPLPKVKLFERGAWNDISERFSVFAVDAAVL; encoded by the coding sequence TTGCGGGAAATTACCGAAACTGAGTTCGGGAACGGCACTCTAGGCCGGGCCTTCGACTATTGGAATGGGATCAGGGGGCAATCGGCATGGCCGATGCGCCGCGATCTCGACCCTATGGATATTGGACCGGCCTTGTTGCCACACAGCATGCTGGTCGATGTCGACCCCGTGGCGCGCAATGTGCGCCACAGGGTCGTGGGGACGAGTTTCAGCGACCATTTCGGGCGCGAGCTTACAGGCACGACACTGACCGAAATTCTCAGCGGCAGTTACCTCGATTTCATTACAGAGCTGTTCATGACCTCGTTCGAGCGCGGGGCACCGATCTTCTCCGAGAGCCGGTTCAGGTGGGATGAAGGGCGCCTGCTGCGGACCTGGCGGCTTATGATGCCGCTTTCCAGGGACGGAAAGAGCCCGGACATGTCTTTCGTCGTGCAGGTCTTCGACCAGACTCCACCCCCGCCGTTGCCGAAGGTGAAGCTCTTCGAGCGCGGTGCCTGGAACGATATCTCGGAACGATTTTCAGTATTCGCCGTTGATGCCGCGGTGCTTTAG
- the phnX gene encoding phosphonoacetaldehyde hydrolase: MSAEELGVKAVIFDWAGTIIDHGSRAPMGVFQRAFAAFDVEITIDEARAPMGLPKWDHIKAVGTQERIAQVWATTHGAPFSDADVDRIYEVFVPMNVDVIPDFADMIPGALDTVAALRGRGLKIGSTTGYNREIMEKLVPIAKDLGYAPDNLVCAGDLAHGRPTPLMMYKCFLDLDVWPAAACIKVDDTEPGIAEGNAAGCWTVGVTVSGNAFGLSREETEALGEADFLERKKKAEQTLRSANPHYLIDSVAALLDVVDDIGTRLAKGERP; encoded by the coding sequence ATGTCCGCGGAAGAGCTGGGCGTGAAAGCTGTCATCTTCGATTGGGCCGGTACGATCATCGATCATGGCAGCCGCGCACCGATGGGCGTGTTCCAACGCGCTTTCGCCGCTTTTGATGTCGAGATCACGATCGACGAGGCGCGGGCGCCAATGGGGCTGCCGAAATGGGATCATATCAAGGCCGTCGGTACCCAGGAGCGGATTGCGCAAGTCTGGGCGACCACCCACGGCGCGCCGTTTTCGGACGCGGACGTCGATCGGATCTACGAGGTCTTCGTACCGATGAACGTAGATGTCATTCCGGACTTCGCGGATATGATTCCCGGTGCGCTCGATACTGTCGCCGCGTTGCGCGGGCGTGGCCTCAAGATCGGCTCCACCACCGGATATAACCGGGAGATCATGGAAAAGCTGGTGCCGATCGCAAAGGACCTCGGCTACGCGCCGGACAATCTGGTCTGCGCAGGCGATCTCGCGCACGGTCGTCCGACGCCGCTCATGATGTATAAATGCTTTCTCGATCTCGATGTCTGGCCGGCCGCGGCCTGTATCAAGGTCGACGATACCGAGCCGGGGATCGCGGAAGGCAATGCCGCCGGATGCTGGACGGTTGGCGTGACGGTCTCAGGCAATGCTTTCGGGCTTTCCCGAGAGGAAACGGAAGCATTGGGCGAAGCGGATTTCCTGGAGCGCAAGAAGAAGGCCGAGCAGACGCTCCGGAGCGCCAACCCGCATTACTTGATCGACAGCGTGGCCGCGCTTCTCGACGTCGTCGACGATATCGGGACGCGTCTTGCCAAGGGTGAGCGCCCCTAG
- a CDS encoding pentapeptide repeat-containing protein codes for MVSRSIDQHLLEEDAQKFMGTFLAEHKKWLQRKPGGKQCDLSRLDLAGINLKNALLPRAVLVGTGLQNAQMEGADLSESDLFGAKLQGANLKHAKLKRTIMRGVNLKNADLSHADLEDADFRGGLVLGESPDETIGMEQSDLSACLMDFARGQRAKFSNVDLSGASLRDANLKGAELFGSDLSGVDLTGANLEDADLSDTRLTDAKLERTILKGARLANSMVSEDALARAETDSNAFDEINNVKLSIDLNTTGDFKSLPQELRIALAQHFEWLQSNGERGSRAIIKSMSLRKLKLRRQNLTGVSLYSCDLSDADLSFANLVLADLEKCNLMNATLSGALMFGTNLKGAFLSGADMSNAHVGAMPIFGADGKRTGKVRKTDMTAANLNNVKFDGVDTDNIMK; via the coding sequence ATGGTGTCAAGGTCGATCGACCAGCATCTCTTGGAAGAAGATGCCCAAAAGTTCATGGGCACCTTCCTCGCCGAACACAAAAAGTGGCTGCAGCGCAAACCCGGCGGCAAGCAGTGCGATTTGTCGCGCCTGGATCTTGCCGGAATTAATCTCAAGAACGCTCTTCTGCCGCGTGCCGTGCTCGTAGGCACAGGACTTCAGAACGCGCAGATGGAAGGCGCCGACCTCAGCGAGTCGGACCTTTTCGGGGCGAAACTCCAAGGTGCGAACCTGAAACACGCCAAGCTGAAGCGCACGATCATGCGCGGCGTGAATCTGAAGAATGCAGATCTTTCCCATGCCGATCTTGAGGACGCGGATTTTCGCGGGGGACTCGTTCTCGGCGAGTCGCCTGACGAGACCATCGGCATGGAACAGAGCGACCTCAGCGCCTGCCTGATGGATTTCGCGCGCGGCCAGCGTGCCAAGTTCTCCAATGTCGATCTCAGCGGCGCAAGCCTGCGGGACGCCAACCTCAAGGGCGCCGAGCTTTTCGGCTCCGACCTCTCCGGCGTCGACCTCACCGGAGCCAATCTGGAAGATGCCGATCTTTCGGATACTAGGCTGACGGATGCCAAGCTCGAACGCACGATCCTGAAAGGCGCGCGGCTCGCCAACAGCATGGTGAGCGAGGATGCCCTCGCCAGGGCCGAGACAGATTCGAATGCGTTCGACGAAATCAACAACGTCAAACTCAGCATCGATCTGAACACGACGGGCGATTTCAAATCGCTCCCGCAGGAGCTCCGGATCGCGCTGGCGCAGCATTTCGAGTGGCTGCAATCGAACGGTGAGCGCGGCTCGCGGGCGATCATCAAATCTATGTCGCTCCGCAAACTCAAGCTCCGGCGCCAGAACCTGACCGGCGTCTCGCTATATTCCTGCGACCTGAGCGACGCCGATCTGTCTTTTGCCAACCTGGTTCTGGCCGATCTGGAAAAATGCAATCTGATGAATGCCACGCTGTCCGGCGCTCTGATGTTCGGCACGAACCTAAAGGGGGCCTTCCTCAGCGGCGCTGACATGTCCAACGCACATGTCGGCGCAATGCCCATCTTCGGCGCCGACGGGAAGCGGACAGGAAAGGTGCGCAAGACGGACATGACAGCCGCGAACCTCAACAACGTGAAGTTCGACGGCGTCGATACAGACAACATTATGAAGTAA
- a CDS encoding TIGR01244 family sulfur transferase, with translation MNIKMISEKYGVDGQIQPSDMKAVAEAGFKLVINNRPDGEEPGQPPESDLRAAAEAAGLSYQFIPMTLPTLTPDVVLQQHGAIESVEGEVFAFCRSGTRSTILWALSQVCCNGNSVAAVSAAAGEQGYDLSGVEPLLEGYREAMKA, from the coding sequence ATGAATATCAAGATGATCAGCGAGAAATATGGAGTAGATGGGCAGATTCAGCCTTCCGATATGAAAGCAGTTGCGGAAGCAGGCTTTAAGCTCGTGATTAATAATCGGCCCGATGGCGAAGAGCCGGGGCAACCTCCGGAAAGTGACCTCAGGGCAGCGGCGGAGGCGGCGGGGTTGTCGTACCAATTTATTCCGATGACGCTCCCGACCCTGACCCCGGACGTGGTCTTGCAGCAGCATGGCGCGATCGAGTCCGTCGAAGGCGAGGTTTTCGCATTCTGCCGGAGCGGGACCCGGTCGACGATTCTCTGGGCGCTGTCGCAGGTTTGCTGCAATGGAAACTCCGTCGCGGCGGTATCGGCGGCCGCGGGAGAGCAAGGTTACGACCTGTCTGGTGTCGAGCCTTTGCTTGAAGGCTATCGTGAGGCGATGAAAGCCTGA